A genomic window from Cytobacillus suaedae includes:
- a CDS encoding Crp/Fnr family transcriptional regulator translates to MDRSTIEEVLRAVPLFRELSNDELSEIVNIAQNRHFIKGIHVFMQDDPLENVYFIHSGKIKIYKNDLNGKEQIVSILKSGDMFPHVGFFRKGNYPAFAHVLEDARIVVISIAHFEKLLLQHPQVCIKLFKVMGEKIIDLQNRLESQILNSTYEQIIKLLLRLAQTDGTVQMDGRTVLTSHYTNKDMANMIGTTRETVSRTLTKLKKKKIIETDKDGNFMFDVQEVEEELF, encoded by the coding sequence ATGGATCGGTCCACAATAGAAGAGGTTTTACGTGCAGTCCCATTATTTAGAGAACTATCAAATGATGAGTTATCGGAAATTGTAAACATAGCACAAAATCGTCATTTCATTAAAGGTATACATGTTTTTATGCAAGATGACCCTTTAGAAAATGTGTATTTTATACATAGTGGAAAAATCAAGATTTATAAAAATGACTTAAACGGGAAAGAACAAATTGTTTCTATTCTTAAATCAGGAGACATGTTTCCTCATGTAGGTTTTTTTAGGAAAGGGAATTATCCTGCATTCGCACATGTCCTTGAAGATGCAAGAATAGTAGTCATCTCCATCGCGCATTTTGAAAAGTTATTACTTCAGCACCCACAGGTGTGTATTAAGCTTTTTAAAGTTATGGGTGAAAAAATAATCGACTTGCAAAATAGACTTGAATCGCAAATACTAAACAGCACTTACGAGCAGATTATTAAGTTATTGCTACGCTTAGCTCAAACAGATGGAACGGTACAAATGGACGGTAGAACGGTATTAACCTCACATTATACGAATAAAGATATGGCTAATATGATCGGTACGACTAGAGAAACGGTTAGTAGAACTTTAACTAAGTTAAAAAAGAAAAAGATTATTGAAACCGATAAAGATGGAAACTTTATGTTTGACGTTCAAGAAGTTGAAGAAGAATTATTTTAA